GAAACCTTTACCGCCGTCGGTCGGCGTAAGACCTCTGTAGCCCGCATCCGCCTCCGTCGCGGCGAAGGTAAGCTGGTCGTCAACGGCCGTCCGCTCGAAGCCTATTTCCCGACTGAAATGCTGGCCAAGCGCGCCACCCGTCCGCTGGACGTGGCTGAACTGTCAGGTGAGATGGACTGCACATTCCTCGTCGAAGGCGGCGGTTGTGTCAGCCAGGCCGGGGCCGTTTCCCACGCCCTCGCCCGCGCCCTGCAAAAGTACAATCCGGAGCTGCGTCCGGCCCTCAAGAAGGTGGGCCTGATCACCCGTGACCCCCGCATGAAGGAACGCAAGAAGTCCGGTCAGCCGGGCGCCCGTAAGCGATTCCAGTTCTCCAAGCGGTAAGCGTACCGACTCGGCTTTCCTGCCCTCCGTGTGCGCTTGCCCGGAGGGCTTTTTGTTTCTCAGGCCAGAGATTAGCCTCGTTTATTTTCAACACTCTCAGCATTAATAAATTATGAAAACCGCGATCATTGGTGCATCCGGATATTCAGGCGAAGAACTCGTGCGGCTGCTTGCGCGGCATCCGCAGGTGGAGCTTGCACTGGTTTCCTCGCGCTCGCTCGTCGGTAAGCCCCTGGTCGAGGTCATGCCGAAGTTTCGGGGCCTGGTTCCGGCGGATCTGGTTTTCTCTGATTCGGACCCGGTGGCCCTTGCCGCGCGGGACGATATTGATGTTTTCTTCCTCGCCCTGCCGCACGGGGTAGCTGCTGAGTTTGCG
This genomic interval from Ruficoccus sp. ZRK36 contains the following:
- the rpsI gene encoding 30S ribosomal protein S9, producing the protein MSTATESETFTAVGRRKTSVARIRLRRGEGKLVVNGRPLEAYFPTEMLAKRATRPLDVAELSGEMDCTFLVEGGGCVSQAGAVSHALARALQKYNPELRPALKKVGLITRDPRMKERKKSGQPGARKRFQFSKR